In Vespula vulgaris chromosome 7, iyVesVulg1.1, whole genome shotgun sequence, a single window of DNA contains:
- the LOC127065314 gene encoding BUD13 homolog isoform X2 produces the protein MEKKKRRKRNSKLVQKHVFYRVKIIDDDIDLKKLRPIEDGEFDIFINGEDAPQIAGIIDERGPVDFSDKRKWKIIADNEDGELRFKSSEREQQHESAVSSKKEGETKRRRKVYDSDLSPLRKSKTNEDSDDSIPRRSKQSNRSEFKHSKKTKQDYDSDLSPPRRSKKGDDSDLSPPRKSKKGNDSDLSPPRRSKKGNDSDLSPPRRSKKGNDSDLSPPRRSKNGNDSDLSLPRRSKKDDDSDLSPPRKNKKDYDSDLSPPRKSRKDEDSDLSPPRKNRRQHDSKSKQFRDLSKSHKKYSKKGSSSFHKYKDYDSDQSPPRQSKHERHSSEKVKKNRWKNHDSHYKHHTKYSNSRQKENSSKWDDQTDRSESTNRENSTHDTKMKKTLSGKSAGLQDAKSLREESEAFKKREAEMFNKLSKEITGAGQKAILRDSKTGRRRNLEAEAAVEREKQKRQEELNEKYEKWGKGLKQVEDKEEKLKNYLHEISKPLARYADDADLDKALREQEKEGDPMLEYIRKKKIKEGKIKPDELRYQGSFMPNRFGIKPGHRWDGVDRSNGYEKKWFEAQNAKTALQEEAYKWSTADM, from the exons atggaaaagaaaaaaagaagaaaaagaaactcaaAGTTGGTCCAAAAAC ATGTATTTTACAGAGTAAAAATCATAGATGATGACATAGACCTCAAGAAGCTCAGACCAATCGAAGATGGTGAATTTGACATATTCATCAATGGAGAGGATGCACCTCAAATAGCAGGAATAATTGACGAACGTGGGCCAGTTGATTTCTCCGACaagagaaagtggaaaattATAGCCGATAACGAAGATGGAGAATTGCGATTTAAAAGTAGCGAGAGAGAACAACAGCACGAATCTGCTGTATCGtctaaaaaggaaggagaaactAAAAGACGTAGAAAAGTCTATGACTCGGATTTGAGCCCActtagaaaaagtaaaacgaatGAAGATTCGGACGATAGTATACCAAGGAGAAGTAAACAGAGTAATCGATCAGAGTTTAAACATTCTAAGAAAACTAAGCAAGATTATGATTCGGATTTGAGTCCACctagaagaagtaaaaaaggcGATGATTCGGATTTGAGTCCACctagaaaaagcaaaaagggCAATGATTCGGATTTGAGTCCACctagaagaagcaaaaaaggCAATGATTCGGATTTGAGTCCGCctagaagaagcaaaaaaggCAATGATTCGGATTTGAGTCCGCCTAGAAGAAGCAAAAATGGCAATGATTCGGATTTGAGTCTGCctagaagaagcaaaaaagacGATGATTCAGATTTGAGTCCGCctaggaaaaataagaaggactATGATTCGGATTTAAGTCCACctagaaaaagtagaaaggaCGAAGATTCTGATTTGAGTCCAcctagaaaaaatagaagacaGCATGATTCCAAAAGTAAACAATTTAGAGATTTATCTAAATCTCATAAAAAATACAGTAAAAAGGGTTCGAGttcttttcataaatataaggATTATGACAGTGATCAAAGTCCACCCAGGCAATCAAAACATGAAAGACATTCTTCAGAAAAGGTTAAAAAGAATAGATGGAAAAATCATGATAGTCATTATAAACATCACACAAAATATAGTAATTctcgacaaaaagaaaattcctcAAAATGGGATGATCAAACTGATAGAAGCGAGTCGACCAATCGTGAAAATTCGACACACGAcacaaaaatgaagaaaacttTAAGCGGTAAGAGTGCTGGTTTGCAGGATGCAAAATCATTACGCGAAGAATCAGAGGCTTTCAAAAAACGTGAGGCTGAAATGTTTAATAAG ttAAGCAAAGAAATCACTGGTGCTGGTCAAAAGGCTATCTTACGAGATTCTAAAACTGGAAGAAGACGTAATTTAGAAGCTGAAGCGGCTGTAGAACGTGAAAAACAAAAGCGTCAAGAagaattgaatgaaaaatatgaaaaatgggGTAAAGg ATTGAAACAagtagaagataaagaagaaaaattaaagaattatcTTCATGAAATAAGCAAACCATTGGCAAGATATGCAGATGATGCTGATTTAGACAAAGCACTTagggaacaagaaaaagaaggtgaTCCAATGTTAGAATAtattaggaagaaaaaaataaaagaaggaaaaataaaacctG atgaaCTACGATATCAGGGATCTTTCATGCCTAATCGTTTTGGTATTAAACCTGGTCATCGTTGGGACGGAGTCGATAGAAGCAACGGCTACGAAAAGAAGTGGTTCGAAGCACAGAATGCAAAAACAGCATTGCAAGAGGAAGCATATAAATGGAGTACAGctgatatgtaa
- the LOC127065314 gene encoding BUD13 homolog isoform X1 has translation MDKSISQKEYLKKYLSSGNGKEKKKKKKLKVGPKTVKIIDDDIDLKKLRPIEDGEFDIFINGEDAPQIAGIIDERGPVDFSDKRKWKIIADNEDGELRFKSSEREQQHESAVSSKKEGETKRRRKVYDSDLSPLRKSKTNEDSDDSIPRRSKQSNRSEFKHSKKTKQDYDSDLSPPRRSKKGDDSDLSPPRKSKKGNDSDLSPPRRSKKGNDSDLSPPRRSKKGNDSDLSPPRRSKNGNDSDLSLPRRSKKDDDSDLSPPRKNKKDYDSDLSPPRKSRKDEDSDLSPPRKNRRQHDSKSKQFRDLSKSHKKYSKKGSSSFHKYKDYDSDQSPPRQSKHERHSSEKVKKNRWKNHDSHYKHHTKYSNSRQKENSSKWDDQTDRSESTNRENSTHDTKMKKTLSGKSAGLQDAKSLREESEAFKKREAEMFNKLSKEITGAGQKAILRDSKTGRRRNLEAEAAVEREKQKRQEELNEKYEKWGKGLKQVEDKEEKLKNYLHEISKPLARYADDADLDKALREQEKEGDPMLEYIRKKKIKEGKIKPDELRYQGSFMPNRFGIKPGHRWDGVDRSNGYEKKWFEAQNAKTALQEEAYKWSTADM, from the exons ATGGATAAGTCTATAAGtcagaaagaatatttaaagaagTATTTATCTTCtggaaatggaaaagaaaaaaagaagaaaaagaaactcaaAGTTGGTCCAAAAAC AGTAAAAATCATAGATGATGACATAGACCTCAAGAAGCTCAGACCAATCGAAGATGGTGAATTTGACATATTCATCAATGGAGAGGATGCACCTCAAATAGCAGGAATAATTGACGAACGTGGGCCAGTTGATTTCTCCGACaagagaaagtggaaaattATAGCCGATAACGAAGATGGAGAATTGCGATTTAAAAGTAGCGAGAGAGAACAACAGCACGAATCTGCTGTATCGtctaaaaaggaaggagaaactAAAAGACGTAGAAAAGTCTATGACTCGGATTTGAGCCCActtagaaaaagtaaaacgaatGAAGATTCGGACGATAGTATACCAAGGAGAAGTAAACAGAGTAATCGATCAGAGTTTAAACATTCTAAGAAAACTAAGCAAGATTATGATTCGGATTTGAGTCCACctagaagaagtaaaaaaggcGATGATTCGGATTTGAGTCCACctagaaaaagcaaaaagggCAATGATTCGGATTTGAGTCCACctagaagaagcaaaaaaggCAATGATTCGGATTTGAGTCCGCctagaagaagcaaaaaaggCAATGATTCGGATTTGAGTCCGCCTAGAAGAAGCAAAAATGGCAATGATTCGGATTTGAGTCTGCctagaagaagcaaaaaagacGATGATTCAGATTTGAGTCCGCctaggaaaaataagaaggactATGATTCGGATTTAAGTCCACctagaaaaagtagaaaggaCGAAGATTCTGATTTGAGTCCAcctagaaaaaatagaagacaGCATGATTCCAAAAGTAAACAATTTAGAGATTTATCTAAATCTCATAAAAAATACAGTAAAAAGGGTTCGAGttcttttcataaatataaggATTATGACAGTGATCAAAGTCCACCCAGGCAATCAAAACATGAAAGACATTCTTCAGAAAAGGTTAAAAAGAATAGATGGAAAAATCATGATAGTCATTATAAACATCACACAAAATATAGTAATTctcgacaaaaagaaaattcctcAAAATGGGATGATCAAACTGATAGAAGCGAGTCGACCAATCGTGAAAATTCGACACACGAcacaaaaatgaagaaaacttTAAGCGGTAAGAGTGCTGGTTTGCAGGATGCAAAATCATTACGCGAAGAATCAGAGGCTTTCAAAAAACGTGAGGCTGAAATGTTTAATAAG ttAAGCAAAGAAATCACTGGTGCTGGTCAAAAGGCTATCTTACGAGATTCTAAAACTGGAAGAAGACGTAATTTAGAAGCTGAAGCGGCTGTAGAACGTGAAAAACAAAAGCGTCAAGAagaattgaatgaaaaatatgaaaaatgggGTAAAGg ATTGAAACAagtagaagataaagaagaaaaattaaagaattatcTTCATGAAATAAGCAAACCATTGGCAAGATATGCAGATGATGCTGATTTAGACAAAGCACTTagggaacaagaaaaagaaggtgaTCCAATGTTAGAATAtattaggaagaaaaaaataaaagaaggaaaaataaaacctG atgaaCTACGATATCAGGGATCTTTCATGCCTAATCGTTTTGGTATTAAACCTGGTCATCGTTGGGACGGAGTCGATAGAAGCAACGGCTACGAAAAGAAGTGGTTCGAAGCACAGAATGCAAAAACAGCATTGCAAGAGGAAGCATATAAATGGAGTACAGctgatatgtaa